Genomic segment of Planctomycetota bacterium:
GGTGGATGCGGACGCGGGGAAACTCGCGCGCGAGCATCTCGGCCGAGCCGTCCGTCGAGGCGTTGTCCACCACGAGGACCTCAAGGGCCGGGTAGTCCTGGGCCTGGAGCGAGCGGACGCAGTCGCCCACCACCCGGATGCCGTTCCAATTCAGGACCAGGGCGGTCACGCGAGGGCGATTGAGTAGGGACGGCGACGCGGGCACAGGGCCGCTCCTCTTCGGGGCTAGCGCGCCGGCGACGCGCGGGGCGCCGAGCGCCGCGTGATGCTAGAAACGCGCGCCAGGAGAGTCAAGCGCAAAGCCCATCTGTTGTCAGCGCGACGGCGACAGACGTTCCTTGACCTCCTCGAAGACCTCCAGTTTGCCTTCGCGCTTCGACCACGCAGCGAGTTCGTTCAGGTCCACGGGGTTGCGTTCGGCCACCAGGGCCGCCTGTTCCAGCGACTGGCGGTCGTGCCAGTGGTACCATGCGAGCAGCCGGTCCTTCACGCAATCGGTCGGCGAGAGGAGGCGCAGGCTGCCGGTCGCGAACTCGATCGTGCGGATTTCCTTCGGGGCCTCTCGCCCCAAAGCGACCGGGCCCGACGGGCAATCCACGAAGAACCGAGCGTCCGGATGGACGAACTGCCTCCCCTGCTCCACGAAACTGATTTCGGCCAGCGCCTTTCGCAGGCTCGACCGGGGCGTTGTGCCGTCGCCGATAAGGTCCAGGTCGGCCGAAACGTACAGCCCCTCGCTCCAGATCGTGACACAGGCCCCGCCGGACAGCACGACTTCGATGCCGCCCTGCTTCAGGTGACTGGCCACGAAAGCCGCCAACTCGCCCGCCGACATCTCGTTGATCGGCTTCATAGGGGTTTCCCAGCTCTCCTAGGTCGCCGACGATTCATCAGAAGCGCCCGGCGATCCGATTCGGGATAGAAGGACAGGGCCCGGTCGAGCAAGGCCTCCAACTCCCGCAGGAAAGGATACCGCGGGTTGAACGCGTACAGGCGCGTTCGGCCCACGAGGCGGCTCCAGAGGACGCTGGCTGCTTCCAGGCGCTCCAATTGTCTCTGAATCGGCCGGAGGCTCGTGCCAAAGAAGCGTGCCATCTCACGGGCGTACCCCTCGCCCCTCGAGCGAAGAAACACCAGAACCCGCTCCGTGCTGGCCGAAGCAACAATAGGCTGCAGCATTCGTCCGTCCTCTTCGCTTTCCAAGCGACTTCGATATTGAGTCACACGACTCTCTATCGGAATCGCCCGACTTATCTCTTGAAT
This window contains:
- a CDS encoding ArsR family transcriptional regulator, with protein sequence MLQPIVASASTERVLVFLRSRGEGYAREMARFFGTSLRPIQRQLERLEAASVLWSRLVGRTRLYAFNPRYPFLRELEALLDRALSFYPESDRRALLMNRRRPRRAGKPL